A genomic stretch from Leptospira licerasiae serovar Varillal str. VAR 010 includes:
- the alaS gene encoding alanine--tRNA ligase, protein MNFKKVSEVRKIFLDYFKEKGHTVVPSSSLLPAGDPTLLFTTAGMVQFKPLFTGAVELPYTRATSAQKCLRTTDLENVGKTERHCTFFEMLGNFSFGDYFKEEAIEYALDCSVNYLGFPKEKIWITVFENDDEAEKIWISKGIPKERITRLGKKDNFWGPAGDSGACGPCSELYLDRGPEKGFPDCGVKYECKPGCDCDRFLEFWNIVFNQFNQDTEGNLHPLKQTGIDTGSGLERVALLLQGVDSVYDTDELRRIITEVEKISGKTYNESTKIPFRVITDHIRSVLFTVSDGIYPDRTGRGYVIRRLIRRAVLFARKLDLKEPFLYKLAKSVCDIYKERYPDLEKHISSVERTLLAEEELFLKTLEIGLEKIEVLVSKTKSEGSSTFSGKDSFLLYGTYGFPAEMTEEIVAEHGLSFDRKGFEEELEKDRQSSRETWKANKVSLFTGIKTDKTQFLGYDVLEAESDLKFIFSDNKQTSTLKEGESGVLVFSSSPFYPEGGGQVGDVGFIRKDGSVFKVLDTQKENDIILHIGTVLSGNFAVGDKAKLEVEKERRERLKFHHSGTHLLNGALRTLLGNHVLQKGSIVSPEYLRFDFSHPSPLSLEEIRNIESWVNDSIVRHIPVDTKVLPIEEAKKTGAVAAFDEKYGDSVRVLQMGDRSLEFCGGTHVGNTGDIGYFFIKKESSPGAGNRRIEAVAGPLVVETFQNRFAELTEAVQNLNLKIKDELGAEGASLSIKTIIPGPDEIRSLFASKGADAVVSLRDLSEKLSVELEEAQSKFLKEKKNQESRDFENNPEVISKVFENSKVVGSVKIVSAIFESKDAKALKGLSDNIKVREKEIVAILASKNAEDASIVITCSSSLVGKIHCGELVKIACEILGGKGGGKPDMAQGGGKEVSKVEEAVRSALEKASSSLNGGK, encoded by the coding sequence ATGAATTTTAAAAAAGTTTCCGAAGTCCGTAAGATCTTTTTGGATTATTTTAAGGAGAAGGGCCATACAGTAGTTCCTTCCTCTTCTTTGTTGCCTGCGGGAGATCCTACTCTTCTATTCACTACTGCGGGAATGGTCCAGTTCAAACCTTTATTCACCGGTGCAGTGGAACTTCCTTATACGAGAGCGACTTCCGCTCAAAAATGTTTGAGAACCACCGACCTGGAGAATGTAGGTAAAACAGAAAGGCACTGTACATTCTTCGAAATGCTCGGGAACTTTAGCTTCGGCGATTATTTTAAAGAAGAAGCTATCGAATATGCTCTGGATTGTTCCGTAAACTATCTTGGGTTTCCTAAAGAAAAGATCTGGATTACAGTATTCGAAAATGATGATGAAGCTGAGAAGATCTGGATCTCCAAAGGAATCCCGAAAGAAAGGATCACCCGCTTAGGTAAAAAAGATAATTTCTGGGGACCCGCCGGAGATAGTGGAGCCTGTGGCCCTTGTTCGGAGTTGTATCTAGACAGAGGACCTGAAAAGGGGTTTCCGGATTGCGGAGTCAAATACGAGTGTAAGCCCGGTTGCGATTGCGATCGTTTTTTAGAATTTTGGAATATAGTATTCAACCAATTCAACCAAGATACGGAAGGAAATTTACATCCACTCAAACAGACCGGCATAGATACGGGTTCCGGATTAGAAAGAGTGGCTCTATTGCTGCAAGGAGTGGACTCAGTTTACGATACCGATGAGCTCCGTCGCATTATTACGGAAGTAGAAAAAATTTCGGGGAAAACCTATAACGAATCCACTAAAATCCCTTTCCGAGTGATTACTGACCATATTCGTTCCGTATTATTCACTGTTTCCGACGGGATCTATCCGGACAGAACAGGAAGAGGATACGTTATTCGCCGTTTGATCCGTAGGGCTGTATTATTCGCAAGGAAATTGGATCTAAAAGAACCTTTCTTATATAAATTGGCGAAATCTGTATGCGATATATATAAAGAAAGATATCCGGATTTAGAAAAACATATCTCCTCAGTCGAAAGAACGCTTCTTGCAGAAGAAGAATTATTCCTCAAAACCTTGGAGATCGGTTTGGAGAAGATAGAAGTTCTTGTTTCCAAAACCAAATCGGAAGGTTCCAGTACATTCTCCGGAAAAGATAGTTTCTTACTTTATGGAACTTACGGTTTTCCGGCTGAGATGACAGAGGAGATCGTGGCCGAGCACGGACTTTCTTTCGACAGAAAAGGTTTCGAAGAGGAACTCGAGAAGGACAGACAATCTTCTCGCGAGACTTGGAAGGCAAATAAGGTTTCCTTATTCACCGGGATCAAAACGGATAAGACCCAATTTTTGGGTTACGATGTTTTGGAAGCGGAATCGGATCTTAAATTTATATTCTCTGATAATAAACAAACTTCCACTCTCAAAGAGGGTGAGTCGGGAGTATTGGTGTTTTCTTCCAGTCCATTTTATCCGGAAGGTGGTGGACAGGTTGGAGACGTAGGATTCATCAGAAAAGACGGTTCAGTCTTTAAGGTTTTAGATACCCAAAAAGAGAACGATATCATTCTTCATATCGGAACCGTTCTTTCTGGAAATTTTGCAGTAGGAGACAAGGCCAAGTTGGAAGTGGAGAAGGAAAGAAGAGAAAGACTCAAATTCCATCACTCCGGAACTCACTTATTGAACGGCGCTCTACGCACTTTACTCGGAAATCATGTGCTTCAAAAAGGGTCTATTGTTTCTCCGGAATATCTTCGCTTCGATTTCTCTCATCCGAGTCCTTTAAGTTTAGAAGAAATTCGTAATATAGAATCCTGGGTGAACGATAGCATCGTTCGTCATATACCGGTCGATACCAAAGTGCTTCCAATAGAAGAAGCAAAAAAGACCGGAGCAGTTGCTGCCTTCGATGAAAAATACGGAGACAGTGTGAGAGTTCTCCAAATGGGGGACCGCTCTTTGGAGTTCTGTGGCGGGACTCACGTGGGTAATACGGGCGATATAGGATACTTCTTCATTAAAAAAGAATCCAGCCCGGGTGCAGGAAATAGAAGAATAGAGGCGGTTGCAGGCCCGTTGGTCGTGGAAACCTTCCAGAACAGATTTGCAGAATTAACGGAAGCCGTCCAAAATTTAAATCTTAAGATCAAAGACGAGTTAGGAGCGGAAGGTGCTTCCCTTTCTATCAAAACAATAATCCCGGGACCGGACGAGATTAGATCTTTGTTTGCATCCAAGGGTGCCGACGCTGTCGTTTCTCTTAGAGATCTTTCTGAAAAGCTATCCGTTGAATTGGAAGAGGCTCAATCCAAGTTCTTAAAAGAGAAGAAGAATCAGGAATCCAGAGACTTTGAGAATAATCCGGAAGTAATCTCGAAAGTATTCGAAAATTCTAAAGTAGTAGGGTCTGTTAAAATTGTTTCCGCGATCTTTGAGTCCAAGGATGCAAAGGCGTTAAAAGGACTTTCGGATAATATCAAGGTAAGAGAAAAAGAGATAGTGGCAATTCTCGCCAGCAAGAATGCGGAAGACGCGAGTATAGTAATCACTTGCTCTTCTTCTTTGGTTGGAAAGATCCACTGCGGGGAACTTGTAAAGATTGCCTGTGAAATTTTGGGCGGAAAGGGTGGCGGAAAACCCGACATGGCCCAAGGCGGTGGAAAAGAAGTTTCCAAAGTGGAAGAAGCGGTTCGATCCGCATTGGAAAAAGCAAGTTCCAGTTTGAACGGAGGAAAATAA
- the mpl17 gene encoding cell surface protein MPL17, protein MKRFTFIAIISIFLISGLSAEEENPIKFKIEKASTSGYLLKVVYPENFGVQREAPHRILLNPGSGLKVVSADLKLKGKTSARKKEYFESVEPMQLKLEGKGELEIHAKIFYCDYNRNICIPGKILQKEIIQ, encoded by the coding sequence ATGAAACGTTTTACATTTATAGCAATCATTTCTATTTTTCTGATCTCAGGACTCTCTGCAGAAGAGGAAAATCCGATCAAGTTCAAGATAGAAAAAGCCTCAACTTCCGGTTATCTTTTGAAAGTAGTGTATCCTGAAAATTTCGGGGTCCAAAGAGAGGCTCCGCATCGTATTTTACTCAATCCGGGTTCCGGATTAAAAGTGGTTTCTGCGGATCTAAAACTGAAAGGGAAAACTTCTGCTCGAAAAAAAGAATATTTCGAATCGGTGGAACCGATGCAGTTGAAATTGGAAGGAAAGGGTGAGTTGGAGATCCATGCAAAAATTTTCTACTGCGATTATAACAGGAATATCTGTATCCCTGGAAAGATATTACAAAAAGAAATTATACAATAA
- a CDS encoding YajQ family cyclic di-GMP-binding protein, whose protein sequence is MSDPSFDVVSEIDKPELQNAVTQAIAEIKNRFDFKGSKSEIKLEEENLILVSDNEAKLESVIDVLINKMAKRGLGLKSFDFKSKLEPATGNTVRMKVKIRNGLEKEQTKEITKIVKDSKLKVIPTIMGNCVRIQGKKKDDLQEIMRLLKSADLPFDVQFQNFKG, encoded by the coding sequence ATGAGCGACCCATCGTTTGATGTTGTTTCCGAAATCGATAAACCTGAATTACAAAACGCGGTTACCCAAGCGATCGCGGAGATCAAGAATAGATTCGACTTCAAGGGCTCCAAGTCGGAGATCAAATTGGAAGAAGAAAATCTGATCCTAGTATCCGACAACGAAGCTAAATTGGAAAGTGTAATCGATGTTCTGATCAACAAGATGGCAAAAAGAGGGCTTGGTTTAAAGTCCTTCGATTTTAAATCCAAATTGGAGCCAGCTACCGGCAATACCGTTCGGATGAAAGTGAAAATACGGAACGGTCTTGAAAAGGAACAAACCAAAGAGATCACTAAGATCGTAAAAGATTCCAAATTAAAAGTCATTCCTACCATCATGGGAAATTGTGTTAGGATCCAAGGTAAGAAGAAAGACGATCTTCAGGAGATCATGAGACTCTTGAAGTCCGCAGACCTTCCTTTTGATGTTCAATTCCAAAACTTTAAGGGTTAA
- a CDS encoding type II toxin-antitoxin system HigB family toxin yields MEFWKKHPKAKVPLTARYEEARRSFWNETKVIGERYRSADFLPGNRVVFNIGGNNYRIIVKIEYRFGGVFIRFVGTHSEYDKIDAKTVGISGDILIQKYPTKR; encoded by the coding sequence ATTGAATTTTGGAAAAAACATCCTAAAGCGAAAGTTCCTTTAACAGCCCGGTATGAAGAAGCTAGGAGATCTTTTTGGAATGAGACTAAGGTGATCGGAGAAAGATATAGGTCTGCTGATTTTCTCCCGGGCAACCGAGTCGTATTTAATATTGGCGGGAACAATTATCGTATTATCGTAAAAATAGAATATAGGTTTGGAGGAGTTTTTATCCGATTTGTAGGAACCCATTCCGAATATGATAAGATAGATGCGAAAACAGTTGGGATTTCCGGTGACATTCTGATACAAAAATACCCTACAAAAAGATAA
- a CDS encoding lipoprotein has product MHTKTIFALLIVSLISVCKTPQTEEPKKETPKNVVEESAPTEDDQFVKATEGFISSSTYQVVVSSLDSNENEALDLAKKRALNLFIAEKGDSFRPTDRKFLKELVDSKGKIVKVSKPINGKTYYLFHVSQPDLKIEIKK; this is encoded by the coding sequence ATGCATACAAAAACGATTTTCGCATTATTGATCGTTTCTCTCATCTCCGTATGTAAAACACCTCAAACGGAAGAACCAAAAAAAGAAACTCCCAAAAATGTAGTGGAAGAATCCGCTCCGACCGAAGACGACCAATTCGTAAAAGCAACCGAAGGTTTTATCAGCTCTTCCACTTACCAAGTCGTAGTGTCTTCCTTGGATAGCAACGAGAACGAGGCATTAGATCTAGCCAAAAAAAGGGCCTTGAATCTTTTTATAGCGGAGAAGGGAGACTCATTCCGCCCTACGGACCGCAAATTCTTGAAAGAACTAGTAGATTCTAAAGGTAAGATCGTAAAAGTTTCCAAACCGATTAATGGAAAAACATATTATCTATTTCATGTTTCTCAGCCTGATCTGAAAATAGAGATAAAAAAATGA
- a CDS encoding M16 family metallopeptidase encodes MWEYLSKSVISRFNFLFFTFCILINFEAFANEDIFSEIRTTLESRVKKVTLKNGIRLLMMKRTDSPTVAVYTKFLVGAADETPEIAGTAHLLEHMLFKGTKNIGVTDAKKEKVYLDQIRVWGKRLDSYRLQERELATKGEPVPEKLIKDKNILEIRFKNLLELHRKFVVSNEDSYIYDKNGGTGFNAYTTNDVTNYQILLPANRLEIWAKLESDRLKDPILREYYTERDVVLEERRMRVENQGMGILREKFLGAAFPKHSYGMPVIGYESNLPFLDIDKTEEFFKKNYRPHKMAIGIVGDLDFDKTEKLVRKYFEDIPDGPSPKLSLEPESFDHETRRVSVKHSSGPMKVMGWLTPASPHPDKPVLELIDAILSQGETGRLYKRLVLRDKLAQRVACWTGEPGERYANLFAIYVTNVRGADPDKIESSILEEIDTLKKEAVTEEELAKIKNQIVADYIRGLNSNSKLADVLTYYELVAGDWTEIFDDYARLDRVTPEDIMRVAQKYFTPRNLTVGDLINSDGEKK; translated from the coding sequence ATGTGGGAATATCTTTCCAAGTCCGTCATTTCTCGTTTCAACTTTTTGTTTTTCACTTTTTGCATTCTTATAAACTTCGAAGCCTTCGCTAACGAAGACATCTTCTCAGAGATCCGAACCACATTGGAGTCCAGAGTTAAGAAGGTGACTTTGAAGAATGGGATCAGACTTCTCATGATGAAAAGGACCGATTCTCCTACAGTTGCGGTTTATACCAAATTTTTGGTGGGTGCTGCGGACGAAACTCCTGAGATCGCAGGAACTGCTCACCTTTTAGAGCATATGCTTTTTAAAGGCACGAAAAATATCGGGGTCACCGACGCTAAAAAAGAAAAAGTCTATTTGGATCAGATCCGTGTTTGGGGAAAACGTCTGGATTCATATCGATTACAAGAAAGAGAACTCGCCACTAAAGGGGAGCCTGTTCCCGAAAAACTCATTAAAGATAAAAATATTTTAGAGATCAGATTTAAGAATCTACTGGAGCTTCATCGTAAGTTCGTAGTTTCCAACGAAGATTCTTATATTTACGACAAGAACGGCGGCACAGGTTTTAACGCGTATACCACAAACGATGTTACGAATTATCAGATCCTTCTTCCTGCAAATAGATTGGAGATCTGGGCTAAATTGGAATCGGATAGATTAAAAGATCCTATATTAAGAGAATATTATACGGAAAGAGATGTGGTCCTTGAAGAACGTAGGATGAGAGTGGAAAACCAAGGAATGGGGATCTTAAGAGAAAAGTTTTTAGGGGCCGCTTTTCCTAAACATTCTTACGGAATGCCTGTGATCGGTTACGAATCCAATCTTCCTTTTTTGGATATAGATAAAACGGAAGAGTTTTTCAAAAAGAATTATAGACCTCATAAAATGGCGATCGGGATCGTTGGAGATCTTGATTTCGATAAGACCGAAAAATTAGTTCGAAAATATTTCGAAGATATTCCGGATGGACCTTCTCCTAAACTTTCTCTTGAGCCTGAAAGTTTCGACCATGAAACAAGAAGAGTTAGCGTAAAACATTCTTCGGGTCCGATGAAAGTAATGGGTTGGTTGACGCCTGCATCTCCTCATCCTGATAAACCTGTTTTGGAATTGATAGATGCTATATTATCCCAAGGCGAAACCGGAAGATTATATAAAAGATTGGTATTAAGGGACAAACTTGCGCAGAGAGTGGCTTGTTGGACCGGTGAGCCCGGGGAAAGATATGCGAATCTTTTTGCGATCTATGTGACTAACGTAAGAGGCGCGGACCCGGATAAGATAGAATCCTCTATCTTGGAAGAAATAGATACTCTTAAAAAGGAAGCGGTTACCGAAGAGGAATTAGCGAAGATCAAAAATCAGATCGTTGCGGATTATATCAGAGGTCTAAATAGCAATTCTAAACTTGCGGATGTTCTTACGTATTATGAATTGGTAGCAGGAGATTGGACCGAAATTTTCGACGACTATGCACGTTTGGATCGGGTTACTCCGGAAGATATAATGAGAGTTGCCCAAAAATATTTCACACCCAGGAATTTGACCGTGGGCGACCTGATAAATTCAGACGGAGAGAAAAAATGA